The Rhipicephalus sanguineus isolate Rsan-2018 chromosome 7, BIME_Rsan_1.4, whole genome shotgun sequence genome includes a window with the following:
- the LOC119400314 gene encoding probable peroxisomal membrane protein PEX13 isoform X2, producing the protein MARLFAACLVAVSVACVASYQQTIGLGGSYAGDYGMGSSGGLNGYGYGGNGFGYGGNGFGYGNDLYGSSFGGSGYGSGYGSGYYGSGYGSGGYGIGGGFGRGRGGYWGGSGGYGNQQMQQQTMW; encoded by the exons ATGGCTCGTCTGTTCGCTGCCTGCCTAGTCGCAGTTTCCGTGGCCTGCGTGGCCTCCTACCAGCAAACCATAGGCCTGGGCGGATCTTATGCTGGTGACTACGGCATGG GTAGCAGTGGCGGTCTGAATGGCTACGGCTACGGCGGCAACGGTTTCGGCTACGGCGGCAACGGTTTCGGCTACGGCAATGACCTCTACGGTTCCAGCTTCGGCGGAAGCGGCTACGGTTCCGGCTATGGAAGCGGCTACTACGGGTCCGGCTACGGAAGTGGAGGCTACGGCATTGGCGGTGGCTTTGGCAGGGGCCGTGGCGGCTACTGGGGCGGCTCAGGAGGTTACGGCAACCAGCAAATGCAACAGCAAACTATGTGGTGA